From Nyctibius grandis isolate bNycGra1 chromosome 27, bNycGra1.pri, whole genome shotgun sequence, one genomic window encodes:
- the AMPD1 gene encoding AMP deaminase 1, with protein MPRVRIPEMDEALRSFAEKVFASEVKDEEIRQEISPFDVEEICPISRQEMRAHMIRQENSATEKRKKCLLRMKTVALAVPVAQKSITRLSTIDEVISTSPLYQTVPDFQRVQITGDYASGVTVEDFEVVCKGLYRALCIREKYMQQSVQRFPRTPSQYLRAIEGEVWRASDTGPVFTPPVKDGQDPFETGNLAEDLGYHVQMKDGVVYIYGDKAAAGRNEPKDLPYPSLKHFVDDMNFLLALIAQGPVKTYAHRRLKFLSSKFQVHEMLNEMEEMKELKNNPHRDFYNCRKVDTHIHAAACMNQKHLLRFIKKSYCVDADRVVYDAKGKQLTLKQLFQQLNLHPYDLTVDSLDVHAGRQTFQRFDKFNAKYNPVGASELRDLYLKTENAINGEYFATIIKEVGSDLEDAKYQHAEPRLSIYGRSAEEWPKLANWFNRHRVYSPNMKWMIQVPRIYDVFRSKNFLPHFGKMLENIFVPVFEATVNPQAHKELSVFLRHITGFDSVDDESKHSGHMFCTKSPKPEEWTSEKNPSYTYYVYYMYANILVLNNLRRQRGMNTFLFRPHCGEAGAITHLLAAFMTADNISHGLNLKKSPVLQYLYFLAQIPIAMSPLSNNSLFLEYAKNPLPDFHQKGLMVSLSTDDPMQFHYTKEPLMEEYAIAAQVFKLSTCDMCEIARNSVLQCGLSHEEKAKFLGENYQEEGPQGNDIRKTNVAQIRMAYRYETWCYELNLIAEGLKTD; from the exons ATGCCACGGGTGAGAATTCCAG AGATGGATGAGGCATTGCGCTCCTTCGCAGAGAAGGTCTTTGCCTCTGAGGTGAAAGATGAGGAGATCAGGCAAGAGATCTCTCCTTTTGACGTGGAAGAGATCTGCCCCATCTCACGCCAGGAAATGAGAGCGCACATGATTCGTCAGGAGAACTCTGCCACAGAAAAGCG GAAGAAGTGCCTGCTCCGCATGAAGACAGTTGCATTGGCAGTCCCCGTGGCTCAGAAGTCTATAACCAGACTGTCCACTATTGATGAGGTCATCTCTACCTCCCCCCTGTACCAGACTGTGCCTGACTTCCAGCGGGTACAGATCACAGGGGATTACGCCTCTGGG GTGACAGTTGAAGATTTTGAAGTTGTCTGCAAAGGCCTGTACCGTGCCCTGTGCATCCGGGAGAAATACATGCAGCAGTCTGTGCAGAGGTTCCCCAGGACCCCCTCTCAGTACCTGCGTGCTATCGAAGGCGAGGTCTGGAGGGCGAGTGACACTGGCCCAG TGTTCACCCCGCCAGTGAAGGATGGACAAGATCCCTTTGAAACTGGGAATCTCGCCGAGGACCTGGGATATCATGTCCAGATGAAGGATGGGGTAGTTTACATCTATGGAGAcaaggcagcagctggcagaaaTGAGCCGAAGGACCTGCCCTACCCCAGTCTCAAGCACTTTGTTGATGACATGAACTTCCTCTTGGCCTTGATTGCACAGGGGCCTGT TAAGACCTACGCTCATCGGCGCCTGAAGTTCCTCTCATCCAAGTTCCAAGTGCATGAAATGCTAAACGAGATGGAGGAGATGAAAGAGCTGAAGAACAACCCCCACCGGGACTTCTACAACTGCCGGAAG GTGGACACACACATCCATGCTGCAGCCTGCATGAACCAGAAGCATCTTCTGCGTTTCATCAAGAAATCATACTGTGTGGATGCTGACCGTGTAGTTTATGATGCCAAGGGCAAACAGCTCACCCTGAAACAGCTTTTCCAGCAGCTCAATCTGCACCCCTACGACCTGACAGTGGATTCCCTGGATGTCCATGCT GGGCGGCAGACATTTCAGCGCTTTGACAAGTTCAACGCCAAGTACAACCCCGTGGGTGCCAGCGAGCTGCGTGACCTCTATCTGAAGACAGAGAATGCTATCAATGGCGAGTACTTTGCTACCATCATCAAG GAGGTTGGCTCTGATTTGGAGGATGCCAAGTACCAGCATGCAGAGCCTCGCCTCTCAATCTATGGGCGATCAGCTGAGGAGTGGCCCAAGCTAGCCAACTGGTTCAACAGACATCGGGTCTATTCCCCCAACATGAAGTGGATGATCCAAGTACCCAGGATTTA TGATGTGTTCAGGTCTAAGAATTTCCTCCCTCACTTTGGGAAGAtgctggaaaatatatttgttccTGTGTTTGAGGCAACTGTCAATCCTCAAGCCCACAAAGAGCTGAGTGTCTTTCTACGCCAC ATCACTGGCTTCGACAGCGTGGATGATGAATCCAAGCATAGTGGACACATGTTCTGCACTAAAAGCCCAAAGCCAGAGGAGTGGACTTCTGAGAAGAACCCATCCTACACCTACTATGTATACTATATGTATGCCAACATCCTGGTCCTTAACAATCTACGCAG gCAGCGTGGCATGAACACATTCCTCTTCCGTCCACACTGTGGGGAAGCCGGGGCCATCACACATCTGCTTGCAGCCTTCATGACAGCAGATAATATCTCCCACGGACTCAACCTCAAGAAG AGCCCGGTGCTGCAGTATCTGTACTTCCTTGCCCAAATTCCCATTGCTATGTCCCCACTCAGCAACAACAGCCTCTTCCTGGAGTATGCGAAGAATCCGTTGCCTGACTTCCACCAGAAGGGCCTCATGGTGTCCCTTTCTACAGATGACCCCATGCAGTTTCATTACACCAAG GAGCCCCTGATGGAGGAGTACGCCATCGCTGCCCAGGTCTTCAAGCTCAGCACCTGCGACATGTGTGAAATTGCCAGAAACAGCGTCCTGCAGTGTGGCCTGTCCCATGAG GAGAAAGCCAAGTTCCTGGGTGAAAACTATCAGGAAGAGGGGCCGCAAGGCAACGACATCCGGAAGACAAACGTGGCTCAGATCCGCATGGCGTACCGCTACGAGACCTGGTGCTACGAGCTCAACCTCATCGCCGAGGGCCTGAAAACCGACTAG